One Brassica napus cultivar Da-Ae chromosome C2, Da-Ae, whole genome shotgun sequence DNA window includes the following coding sequences:
- the LOC106447669 gene encoding uncharacterized protein LOC106447669 translates to MYSVTGFNVTRSNQKFKGMYRVGFVCSMNWLLHFLKITELGPRPKGYCVSPKIVGGGSSWQQLFSESLLPISSALCLISLTFSEIKLQHFYNELVEYKLILDKAGDFLLQPEVLPLNRVR, encoded by the exons ATGTACTCTGTTACTGGGTTCAACGTTACACGTAGCAACCAAAAATTCAAAG GGATGTATCGGGTTGGCTTCGTGTGTTCAATGAATTGGCTACTGCATTTCTTGAAAATTACAGAGCTAGGGCCTAGACCCAAAGGTTATTGTGTCAGCCCAAAAATTGTTGGAG GTGGCAGCAGCTGGCAACAATTATTTTCGGAG TCATTACTTCCCATTTCTTCAGCCCTATGCTTAATTTCTCTCACCTTTTCTGAAATCAAGTTGCAGCACTTTTACAATGAACTTGTGGAGTACAAGCTCATTCTTGACAAG GCTGGTGATTTTTTGCTTCAGCCAGAAGTCTTACCGCTCAACAGAGTGAGATAG